One segment of Triticum aestivum cultivar Chinese Spring chromosome 2A, IWGSC CS RefSeq v2.1, whole genome shotgun sequence DNA contains the following:
- the LOC123186979 gene encoding ATP-dependent Clp protease adapter protein CLPS1, chloroplastic codes for MLPGCSPADLPSALYRPLHEPLPQQPRCGRKYMFFLQTNVATPIVITAAAPGKGGGVLDRPAEKVSPGRQSEFDKKKSRKMSPPFRVVLHNDNENRREYVVQVLMKVIPGMTVDNAVNIMQEAHVNGMAVVIVCSQPEAEEHCTALRGNGLRSSIEPASGGC; via the exons ATGCTGCCAGGATGCTCCCCTGCCGACCTCCCCTCCGCCCTCTATCGCCCTCTCCACGAACCGCTCCCCCAACAACCGCGCTGCGGCAG GAAATACATGTTCTTTCTACAGACAAATGTTGCCACCCCCATTGTAATCACAGCAGCTGCACCAGGCAAAGGTGGTGGTGTGCTTGATCGACCAGCAGAGAAAGTTTCTCCTGGCCGTCAATCTGAATTCGATAAGAA GAAATCCCGGAAGATGTCACCTCCATTCCGCGTTGTCCTGCACAATGACAATGAAAACAGGCGGGAGTACGTTGTCCAAGTCCTGATGAAGGTTATCCCTGGGATGACCGTCGACAATGCTGTTAATATCATGCAAGAGGCACACGTGAATGGGATGGCAGTAGTTATTGTCTGCTCGCAGCCGGAAGCGGAGGAGCACTGCACAGCGCTGAGGGGCAATGGCCTACGAAGCTCAATTGAACCTGCAAGTGGTGGCTGCTGA